One window of the Trifolium pratense cultivar HEN17-A07 linkage group LG2, ARS_RC_1.1, whole genome shotgun sequence genome contains the following:
- the LOC123905069 gene encoding pectin acetylesterase 8-like codes for MESTRLCQWLKLNLVVIALVFLKAEAGFAPITIVQSAVAKGAVCLDGSPPAYNFQKGYGTGINSWLVHMEGGGWCHNATTCLARKTTRLGSSTKMGDTLAFSGILNDNKQFNPDFYNWNRIKVRYCDGSSFTGDVEAVNPETKLHFRGARIFEAVMEDLLAKGMKNAQNAIISGCSAGGLTSLLHCDRFRALLPRGAKVKCISDAGYFINVKDLSGAQTIEQFFNQVVTTHGSTKNLPRSCTSKLKPELCFFPQYFVSQITTPIFFVNSEIDSWQIKNILTPHMADWRECKLDIKKCTPTQLNQINGFRTEFLKAITPIGNSPSKGMFLNSCYNHCQTELQELWLYSGSPLLAKTPIAKAVADWFYDRSPFHQIDCAYPCNPTCGNHVLEVLKEDDLEL; via the exons ATGGAGAGCACAAGATTATGCCAATGGTTAAAGTTAAATCTTGTGGTGATTGCATTAGTATTTTTAAAGGCAGAAGCTGGTTTTGCACCAATCACTATTGTCCAAAGCGCAGTAGCAAAAGGAGCTG TTTGTTTGGATGGTAGTCCACCAGCTTACAATTTTCAGAAGGGATATGGAACAGGAATTAACAGTTGGTTAGTTCATATGGAg GGAGGAGGATGGTGCCATAATGCCACTACTTGCCTTGCTCGTAAGACGACTCGTTTAGGTTCATCGACAAAAATGGGAGATACACTTGCATTTTCAGGAATTTTAAATGACAACAAACAATTTAATCCAG ATTTCTACAATTGGAACAGAATTAAGGTTAGATATTGTGATGGTTCATCTTTTACTGGTGATGTGGAAGCAGTCAATCCA GAAACTAAGTTGCACTTTAGAGGAGCAAGAATTTTTGAAGCTGTCATGGAGGATTTACTAGCAAAAGGAATGAAAAATGCTCAAAAT GCTATCATCTCAGGATGTTCAGCTGGAGGATTAACTTCATTACTGCATTGCGATCGTTTTCGAGCTCTTCTTCCCAGAGGAGCTAAAGTGAAATGTATCTCAGATGCCGGTTACTTTATCAATGT AAAAGATTTATCAGGAGCACAAACCATTGAGCAATTCTTCAATCAAGTTGTTACCACACAT GGGTCTACAAAGAATTTACCTAGATCATGCACTTCAAAACTCAAACCAGAGCTG TGCTTTTTCCCTCAATATTTTGTATCACAAATCACTACACCAATCTTCTTTGTAAATTCGGAAATCGACTCATGGCAG ATTAAAAACATTTTGACGCCGCATATGGCTGATTGGCGTGAATGCAAGCTAGATATAAAGAAATGCACTCCTACTCAACTAAATCAAATCAATG GCTTTAGAACAGAATTCCTAAAAGCAATAACTCCTATAGGCAACTCTCCATCCAAAGGAATGTTCTTAAACTCTTGCTATAACCACTGTCAAACCGAACTGCAGGAACTATGGTTGTATAGTGGCTCTCCATTGTTGGCCAAGACA CCGATTGCAAAAGCGGTAGCAGACTGGTTTTATGACAGAAGCCCTTTCCATCAGATAGATTGTGCTTATCCCTGCAACCCAACTTGTGGTAACCACGTTCTTGAAGTTCTAAAGGAAGATGATCTAGAACTATAA